The region GACAAAAAGAAGGATGTTTTCAAATTCTACTCCTCACAGCTCAGAGTCAACAAACTGGTAGGTCTGCACTTGTGATGTTATAAAAGTTTCAGCAATGGCTCTGAAAGCAGAATGTAGAATTCAGGTAGTCTGCTCAGTAACCACAGAATTCCTGTTGTCCTTTTTTCCTCCTGGTTCCTTTCCTTGGATTAGATACTACAGCTGTGCATCGGTAACCATGATCTTTTCATGCGGAGAAGGAAGGTGGACTCTATTGAGGTCCAGCAGATGAAAGCACAAGCTAAGGAGGAGAAGGCAAGGAAGAAGGTAAGTTtgttttcttagtttttttatttagagtCTGcgatggtgcagtgggtagcacatTTCTCTCACAGCTAGAGTCCTGGGTTTGACTCCTGGCTGGAGCCATTTTGTGTGGAGTTTATATGTTCAGCTTGTgcctgcatgggtttcctccgggtactccagttttctcccacaatccaaaaaCATGCTGTTTGGGTTAATTGGGGAGTCCAAATTAACCTtaggtacgagtgtgtgagtgaatggtgtgtgtgccctgcgatggattggcaacctgtccagggtgtatcaCTGCCTTTCGCCaaatgtatgctgggatagactctaGCACCCCCCGTGagcctgaccaggaataagcgggtcagataatggatggatggatatatagTCTACCGATAGGCTTGTTGAATGTCGGTGTTTCTCGGCTGACCTGATCGTGCTGTTGGTGGATGCGCACAGGTGGAGCGGCAGATTCTGGCCAGGGAGAAGCAGATGAGGGAGGAGGCTGAGAGGGCCAAGGACGAGATGGAGCGGCGCCTCTTCCAGCTGCAGGACGAGGCCCGGCAGGCCAACGAGGCGCTGGTGAGCACCCAGGTCACCTGACCAGACATGACCAATTTTGGCTCATGCTGACCAGTCCTGACCTGTGCTCCTTCCATAGATCCGTTCGGAGGAGACTGCGGACCTCCTGGCAGAGAAGGCCCAGATCGCCGAGGAGGAAGCCAAGCTCCTGGCGCACAAGGCCGCCGAGGCGGAGCAGGAGAGGCAGCGGCTGGAGGTCACGGCCATGAAGACCAAAGAGGAGAAGAGGCTGATGGAGCAGAAgatgagagaggcagagcagcTGGCGGTTAAGCTGGTGGAGCAGTCGGAGAGAAGGTGAGCCCGACAGCGTTGTGTTGTTTGTCCTATATTGGTATTGTAGTCTAGTCTGACTTGTATTGGTATTACAGTGCCGGTGGTTCTTTGTATCTGTGGTAGAAtctttcaaatcaaacaaaataaactaaaaaaacaacattcccaTACAAGCGCATATAATGTTATTCTGACTGACTATATATTGCTATATTCCCTAGGTCAAAGGAAGCAGATCACCTCAAGCAGGACCTGAGCGAGGCTAAGGATGCAGAGCGCCGAGCCAAGCAAAAACTTCTAGAGATTACAAAAACAACCTATCCCGTAGGTCTTTCTGATCAGCAAGTCTGGCTTCATCACTGAACAATTTGGTGATAGGAACCATTCAAATCTGACTGATCTGAGCCAATCAAGTCTCTTGACTTCTAGCTGAAAAACTTTGATTTGTTTCGCCAACATCAGCTGGTGGTTCATAAGGCCACGCTCACCCATAATTAGGTGGTTCTTGGTCTGTGGTTTGTCTTTCATTGCATTAAACAATATTGCAGAAGGTGTTCTTGTCGTCAGAATGAGTGTGAATGCTGTTCTCTGCAAATTGCATCCAGCCTTGGTATTCACATAAATGAGAGATGTCCTGGTGCtcatctctgtctttcccttGTGTTTCAGCTCATTGCGCCTCCACCTTCGGATGGAGGTGATCCCAGTCTTGAGATGGCTTCAGCAAGGATGGACTTCAAGGACACGGACATGAAGAGGTTGTCCATGGAGATCGAAAGAGAGAGGTACGTACTGTATTTACCCAATGGACTGTTGGTGGTCTTGTCTTTTAAGCTAAATTTATTTTGAGGACCAACAGCTGATCAGTTTGGCTGTGGTAAAGTCTTTGGCTGTagttgtgcgtatgtgtgtttgcatttgccttttttttgtgtgtgtgtttttgtctttgtgcatgtttgtgtgtaactgtacaGTGTGCGGGAGTTTCTGCTGTGAACACCAGTCTTTGTCTGCAGGCTGGAATACATGGAGAAGAGCAAGCACCTGCAGGACCAGCTCAAAGAGCTCAAGTCAGAGATTGAGTCCCTGAAGCTTGAGGAACAGCAGCAGGCCGGGGTGTTTGCCCACAGAGGGGAGGCCAGGGCCTACCCCGACCCTCCCTATATTCCCCACAGTAATGTAAGTACTAATAAGCCTACAGGCTGTCCTTTCACTACAGATAAATGGTGCCCCCTACAACTCTGACGTTATTGAAGGCCCACATACTGTTAAAAGCGGGTGGAGACGAAGTCGGAAGCGGAGGCTTATACTAAAATATATAGCTCAGTTTTTTACATGGTGAAGTACCACACAAGGGAAGGTGCTCCGCACTGTTTTTCCATTATGCTCCgattttaaatgatcaattGCAATTCCAAATAAACCGTCCGATTGCCTCAACCATACGTGCCGCCAAACGGGACTCCTTGCCACAGTTtacagtggggtgggggctgtggggtTCTTATTTCGCAAAGGTGGTTTGCCATGTATTGTTTTGTGGATTTttcttgaatttgaaatgagctatttcttttaatattttaaattgtcttGCTTTGCACTATTAGTCCTGTAGTAAAAAAATGGCAGTAACTTAAATTCTTAAggttgtttgctttttaaaggcaATTCCAGTTTTGAAAAGGCATGCATAAACCATTTTAAACAGCCATGCTTTTTCTGCATGAGTAATCCTCTTTTTTAACAGCATGAATGACTCGCTGCGTtcctacattttaaattatgtgcGCTGGTTTGTCACTAACTGTAGGTCGGGCATCATATTGGAATGATACTGGTGCTGAGGTGAAAAGTCACTTTGTGATCTGCTTTTGAGAATGAGCTTTCTGAGTTGGGGTccagctgacctctgacctttccccCTCTGAAAAACATGCCCAAATATTATGCTGCATCCCGTGCTGATAGTGTTACTACCTGCCATTTAGAAAAAGAAGTCTGACTTCATAAATAGTATTTAGGAGCATACTCTGTATAGGTCCAAGAATCTTTGCCATATATGTTGGTCTACTCCTCGGTATCTAATTGGAAGACATGAGGAGATAGCTACATTAACATGACCAAGTGGTTCAGTTTGAATTCTAAATTTTGAAATACTCTTTGTGTACATGCTTAAATGGCTGTGGTAGAGTATGTGCCAGAAAGCATGCTCTGAAGCTTGTGCTGCATTGTGTGGCTTGGCTTTGCTCTGCTGAGGAATCTTCCCCTGCGTTTGCTGCTTCACCACCCTTGTGCCATTCCATGTGACCAGCAGTTTGCTTTTGGTGTCATAAGGGTGTAAGTGGTATATGCTCAGCATTTTGTAACTCCTCTGCAGGTTGCAATAgctaaatttcatttttcaaaaatatgtttgatCAGTCAACTAGTTTGTGGGAGCCTGCCATGACTATAATCTGACTTTTTTTCTAAAAGcggttacatttttacaaagcaattacatttttgcccccatccccctcccatcccacccctttttttctatttacagCGTAACTCTGCTTACATGGCTCAAATGGCCTACTTTGAGGAGGTGTGATCAAATTCACAGTGAAGAAGAGGAGCGAGCAGCACTGCGGTTTCCACACTCTGTGACTGtaattaatgtgtgtatgtggtctAAACATTCTCTGCATTACGCATTGGATGCGCCCGGCATGCGGAGTTTCTCTTCAGGGGCGCAATTCAATCAGCTGCTCTGCAGTTCCACGCATTTCTTTCAAATGACACTAATTTGCACACTCGGAATTGCGTACGCAGTTGACACGCATCACATTTTTACTATAAACACTCTTGAGATTCGTTCTTAGTGATAATTCATTTGTCACTCGCATTTCAAAGCGCTGCGTGTATCTTGGAGGGTATTTTAATGTCTGGGAGCAGATactgcagtgcagtgacctCTTGGCGGTTCAGACGTTAGGCTTTGTGAAAAGGGAGTCCTTGCCAGACACTTTTAAATAGCTGTGCAAATGATGCAATTCTCTAggattggattttaaaaaagaacccTATATTTCAAGGAAAAAAGGATTGTGTGGATGGTAAAAAATTTGGTTTGATTTTGTATCCAGCTTTTGTTACACATTGTCTCCTTAACAGCGCCATTTGTAGTGGAGAATCTTGTACAGTGAttaccattattttatttttccaatgtGGAATCACTGACAGTGACTTGTAAAGAAACAGATGAGGCTTTACTCATTTGCTTTTTCAGTGAAGCAAAATGTGCAGCTGAAGctcgggtttttgtttttatagtaGTGAACCA is a window of Anguilla rostrata isolate EN2019 chromosome 9, ASM1855537v3, whole genome shotgun sequence DNA encoding:
- the nf2b gene encoding NF2, moesin-ezrin-radixin like (MERLIN) tumor suppressor b — protein: MSILGLKKKQPKTFKVKVITMDAEMEFSCEVKWKGKDLFDLVCRTIGLRETWFFGLRYTVKDTYAWLKTEKRVLDQEVPKDSPITFHFLAKFFPEKVEEELVQEITQHLFFLQVKKQILDEEIFCSPEASVLLASYAVQAKYGDYDPNFHKPGFLAQDELLPKRVLMQYQMTADMWEEKITAWYAEHRGIARDEAEMDYLKIAQDLEMYGVSYFSITQNKRDTELLLGVDAQGLHIYNPNSKLNPNKSFPWSGIRNISYSEKEFTIKPLDKKKDVFKFYSSQLRVNKLILQLCIGNHDLFMRRRKVDSIEVQQMKAQAKEEKARKKVERQILAREKQMREEAERAKDEMERRLFQLQDEARQANEALIRSEETADLLAEKAQIAEEEAKLLAHKAAEAEQERQRLEVTAMKTKEEKRLMEQKMREAEQLAVKLVEQSERRSKEADHLKQDLSEAKDAERRAKQKLLEITKTTYPLIAPPPSDGGDPSLEMASARMDFKDTDMKRLSMEIERERLEYMEKSKHLQDQLKELKSEIESLKLEEQQQAGVFAHRGEARAYPDPPYIPHSNRNSAYMAQMAYFEEV